Proteins from a single region of Calypte anna isolate BGI_N300 chromosome 26, bCalAnn1_v1.p, whole genome shotgun sequence:
- the LRRN2 gene encoding leucine-rich repeat neuronal protein 2 — protein MSLSYLGRSQSHHLKMRPVHPSLLLLCLVAAAAIPIVPWKVKCPLQCVCQIRPWYTPRSVYREAATVDCNDLFISAVPEDLPEGTQTLLLQSNNIARLEQSEVDYLRNLSELDLSQNSFSDVWDFGLKSMPQLLSLHLEENQFTELPDGSFPGLGNLQELYLNHNQLHRIAPRAFSGLGNLLRLHLNSNLLRTVDSRWFQMLPSLEILMIGGNRVDAILDMNFRPLSNLRSLVLAGMNLREISDHALEGLRSLESLSFYDNKLMNVPKRALQQVPGLKFLDLNKNPLQRVRQSDFTNMLHLKELGLNNMEELVSIDKFALINLPELTKLDVTNNPKLSFIHPNAFHHLPQLETLMLNNNALSALHKQTVESLPNLQEISIHSNPIRCDCVIRWVNSTENHIRFIEPQSTLCAEPPDLKRRHIRDVPFREMTDRCLPLISTKSFPSHLEVMDGDNISLHCRALAEPDPEIYWVTPLGVKLIPCVEDGKFKVHPEGTLEIREISAQEAGLYTCVAHNLLGADTKSISVRVNHSFPFNEDSVELVVVDVHAYHILVAWKPHLNTISANLTWSSFLLSSNLDMTNVARIPMGTHTYNITRLHQDTEYWACLHVAFVDLQAKVACVNTRTKEAARWSWLLEGRQSFLTILLLCLLLLAAGLVARYGVRAEPRRAREVLGGANALRVVYPPLGHPWAWGQHGGQLLAVEVQAAPLDC, from the coding sequence ATGAGCCTTTCCTACTTGGGAAGAAGCCAGTCCCACCACCTAAAAATGAGACCCGTCCACCCCAGCTTGCTCTTGCTCTGCCTGGTGGCTGCCGCCGCCATCCCCATCGTGCCCTGGAAGGTGAAATGTCCCCTGCAGTGTGTTTGCCAGATCAGACCCTGGTACACTCCCCGCTCCGTCTACCGCGAGGCTGCCACTGTGGACTGCAATGACCTCTTCATCTCTGCTGTGCCCGAGGACCTGCCAGAGGGGACCCAGACCCTGCTCCTGCAAAGCAACAACATTGCCAGGTTGGAGCAGAGTGAGGTGGACTATCTCAGGAACCTCTCGGAGCTGGACCTGTCTCAGAACAGCTTCTCGGATGTCTGGGACTTTGGCCTGAAGAGCATGCCCCAGCTGCTCAGCTTGCACCTGGAGGAGAACCAGTTCACTGAGCTGCCTGATGGCAGCTTCCCCGGGCTGGGAAACCTTCAGGAGCTCTACCTGAACCACAACCAACTCCATAGGATCGCTCCCCGCGCCTTCTCTGGCCTCGGGAACCTCCTGCGTCTCCACCTCAACTCCAATTTGCTGAGGACGGTCGACAGCCGCTGGTTCCAGATGCTCCCCAGCCTGGAGATCCTCATGATCGGAGGCAACAGAGTGGATGCCATCTTGGATATGAATTTCAGGCCCCTGTCCAACCTGCGGAGTTTGGTTTTGGCAGGGATGAACTTGAGGGAGATCTCGGACCACGCACTGGAGGGGCTGCGGAGCCTGGAGAGCCTCTCCTTCTATGACAACAAACTCATGAATGTCCCCAAGAGAGCCCTGCAGCAAGTTCCTGGCCTCAAGTTCCTGGATCTGAACAAAAACCCATTGCAGAGGGTCAGGCAAAGTGACTTCACCAACATGCTGCACCTCAAAGAGCTGGGGCTCAACAACATGGAAGAGCTGGTGTCCATAGACAAGTTTGCCTTGATCAACCTCCCCGAGCTGACCAAGCTGGACGTGACCAACAACCCCAAGCTGTCCTTCATCCACCCCAATGCCTTCCACCACCTTCCCCAACTGGAAACCCTCATGCTCAACAACAATGCCCTAAGTGCCTTGCATAAGCAGACGGTGGAGTCCCTGCCCAACCTGCAGGAGATCAGCATCCACAGCAACCCCATCCGCTGCGACTGTGTCATCCGCTGGGTCAACAGCACCGAGAACCACATCCGCTTCATCGAGCCCCAGTCCACCCTCTGTGCTGAGCCCCCTGACCTCAAAAGGAGACACATCCGGGATGTCCCTTTCCGGGAGATGACGGATCGATGCCTGCCCCTCATCTCCACCAAGAGTTTCCCTTCCCACTTAGAGGTGATGGATGGGGACAATATCTCCTTGCACTGCCGAGCTCTGGCAGAACCAGACCCAGAAATCTACTGGGTCACCCCTCTGGGGGTGAAGCTGATTCCCTGTGTGGAAGATGGGAAGTTCAAGGTGCATCCTGAAGGGACACTGGAGATTCGTGAGATCTCAGCTCAGGAGGCCGGGCTGTACACTTGTGTGGCTCACAACCTCCTTGGGGCAGACACTAAGAGCATCAGTGTGAGGGTCAACCACTCCTTCCCATTCAACGAGGACAGCGtggagctggtggtggtggaTGTCCATGCCTACCACATCCTCGTTGCCTGGAAGCCACATCTCAACACCATCTCTGCCAACCTCACTTGGTCCAGCTTCTTGCTTAGCTCCAACTTGGACATGACCAACGTGGCCCGGATCCCCATGGGCACCCACACCTACAACATCACCCGGCTCCACCAGGACACAGAGTACTGGGCTTGCCTCCATGTGGCCTTTGTAGACTTGCAGGCCAAGGTGGCTTGTGTGAACACCAGGACTAAAGAGGCTGCCCGATGGTCCTGGCTCCTGGAGGGCAGGCAGAGCTTCCTGACCATCCTGCTCCTCtgtctcctgctccttgctgccgGCCTTGTGGCTCGCTACGGTGTCAGGGCAGAGCCCAGGAGggccagggaggtgctggggggtgcCAATGCCCTGCGTGTGGTCTATCCCCCCCTTGGCCACCCCTGGGCTTGGGGGCAACATGgggggcagctcctggctgtggaAGTGCAAGCAGCACCCCTGGACTGCTGA
- the MDM4 gene encoding protein Mdm4 isoform X1, which yields MTSSNSAQHPAAENASRMTLGQVNQVRPKLPLLKILQAAGAQGETFTLKEVMHYLGQYIMVRQLYDKREQHMVYCGGDELGELLGLESFSVKDPSPVYDMLKRNLTSAAMADAAQNLAQEQSVDKPSRDQLKVSQQEGSDTGIIEGESNAPALSTSEQKCENYEDKDLIENLSKSKKPKLDLVFEEWDVAGLPWWFLGNLRSNYKSRSNGSTDIQTNQDIDTAVVSDTTDDLWFLNECPADQSEAAGKVETVDCEEVKEGDKKVTEDTCLHDWEDSQCLSDGTDTEATSEGCWQCTKCKKYNSPGKRYCYRCWALRKDWYSDCPKLPHSLSLSNIDAMQKKNDDEGIDVPDCRRTISAPVCQPKDLFMVENKSCVDPCSSIESLDLARESKEALLHFPEHKKEEEIQSLESIKKLLSPCFLCHHRPRDGNIVHGRTAHLVACFRCAKMLKKKRSPCPVCRKEIEMVIRIFMG from the exons ATGACATCTTCAAACTCTGCCCAGCATCCAGCAGCTGAGAATGCCTCCAGAATGACACTGGGACAAGTGAACCAG GTTCGACCCAAACTGCCACTTCTGAAGATCCTGCAGGCTGCAGGTGCCCAAGGTGAAACCTTCACACTGAAGGAG GTCATGCACTACCTTGGGCAGTATATAATGGTGAGGCAGCTATATGACAAAAGAGAGCAACACATGGTCTATTGTGGAGGAGATGAGCTAGGAGAACTGCTGGGACTGGAGAGCTTCTCTGTCAAAGATCCAAG CCCCGTCTATGACATGTTGAAAAGGAACCTGACTTCTGCTGCAATGGCAG ATGCTGCACAGAATCTCGCACAGGAACAGAGCGTCGATAAGCCAAGCCGAGACCAGCTGAAG GTTAGCCAGCAAGAAGGTTCTGACACTGGCATCATAGAGGGTGAAAGCAATGCACCTGCTTTGTCTACCTCAGAGCAAAAATGTGAGAATTATGAAG ACAAAGACTTAATAGAAAACCTCTCTAAAAGCAAGAAGCCTAAGCTGGACCTCGTGTTTGAGGAATGGGATGTGGCTGGTCTTCCATGGTGGTTTTTAGGCAATCTCAGAAGCAATTACAAGTCCAGAAGTAATGGATCAACAGATATTCAGACTAACCAG GACATCGACACTGCTGTTGTTTCAGATACTACTGATGATCTCTGGTTCCTCAACGAGTGCCCAGCAGATCAGAGTGAAGCTGCAGGCAAAGTGGAAACAGTTGACTGTGAAGAGGTGAAAGAAGGTGACAAAAAG GTGACAGAGGACACGTGTTTGCATGACTGGGAGGATTCTCAGTGCTTAAGTGATGGCACAGACACAGAAGCTACTTCTGAG GGCTGCTGGCAATGCACCAAATGCAAGAAATACAATTCTCCAGGCAAAAGGTACTGCTACCGCTGCTGGGCCTTACGGAAGGATTGGTACTCAGATTGCCCCAAACTGCCTCATTCTCTGTCTCTGTCCAACATTGAtgctatgcaaaaaaaaaatgatgatgaAGGGATAGATGTCCCAGACTGCCGAAGGACTATTTCTGCTCCAGTTTGTCAGCCCAAAGACCTCTTCATGGTAGAAAACAAATCGTGTGTAGATCCCTGCAGCTCCATTGAATCTTTGGATCTGGCCCGAGAAAGCAAAGAGGCTCTGCTGCATTTCCCTGAGcataaaaaagaggaagaaatacagtCCTTAGAGAGTATAAAGAAATTACTGAGTCCTTGCTTCTTATGCCATCACAGACCACGGGATGGGAATATTGTCCATGGAAGGACTGCTCACCTTGTGGCCTGTTTCAGGTGTGCcaagatgctgaagaaaaagagatctCCTTGCCCAGTGTGCAGGAAAGAGATTGAGATGGTGATCAGGATCTTTATGGGGTAG
- the MDM4 gene encoding protein Mdm4 isoform X2 has protein sequence MHYLGQYIMVRQLYDKREQHMVYCGGDELGELLGLESFSVKDPSPVYDMLKRNLTSAAMADAAQNLAQEQSVDKPSRDQLKVSQQEGSDTGIIEGESNAPALSTSEQKCENYEDKDLIENLSKSKKPKLDLVFEEWDVAGLPWWFLGNLRSNYKSRSNGSTDIQTNQDIDTAVVSDTTDDLWFLNECPADQSEAAGKVETVDCEEVKEGDKKVTEDTCLHDWEDSQCLSDGTDTEATSEGCWQCTKCKKYNSPGKRYCYRCWALRKDWYSDCPKLPHSLSLSNIDAMQKKNDDEGIDVPDCRRTISAPVCQPKDLFMVENKSCVDPCSSIESLDLARESKEALLHFPEHKKEEEIQSLESIKKLLSPCFLCHHRPRDGNIVHGRTAHLVACFRCAKMLKKKRSPCPVCRKEIEMVIRIFMG, from the exons ATGCACTACCTTGGGCAGTATATAATGGTGAGGCAGCTATATGACAAAAGAGAGCAACACATGGTCTATTGTGGAGGAGATGAGCTAGGAGAACTGCTGGGACTGGAGAGCTTCTCTGTCAAAGATCCAAG CCCCGTCTATGACATGTTGAAAAGGAACCTGACTTCTGCTGCAATGGCAG ATGCTGCACAGAATCTCGCACAGGAACAGAGCGTCGATAAGCCAAGCCGAGACCAGCTGAAG GTTAGCCAGCAAGAAGGTTCTGACACTGGCATCATAGAGGGTGAAAGCAATGCACCTGCTTTGTCTACCTCAGAGCAAAAATGTGAGAATTATGAAG ACAAAGACTTAATAGAAAACCTCTCTAAAAGCAAGAAGCCTAAGCTGGACCTCGTGTTTGAGGAATGGGATGTGGCTGGTCTTCCATGGTGGTTTTTAGGCAATCTCAGAAGCAATTACAAGTCCAGAAGTAATGGATCAACAGATATTCAGACTAACCAG GACATCGACACTGCTGTTGTTTCAGATACTACTGATGATCTCTGGTTCCTCAACGAGTGCCCAGCAGATCAGAGTGAAGCTGCAGGCAAAGTGGAAACAGTTGACTGTGAAGAGGTGAAAGAAGGTGACAAAAAG GTGACAGAGGACACGTGTTTGCATGACTGGGAGGATTCTCAGTGCTTAAGTGATGGCACAGACACAGAAGCTACTTCTGAG GGCTGCTGGCAATGCACCAAATGCAAGAAATACAATTCTCCAGGCAAAAGGTACTGCTACCGCTGCTGGGCCTTACGGAAGGATTGGTACTCAGATTGCCCCAAACTGCCTCATTCTCTGTCTCTGTCCAACATTGAtgctatgcaaaaaaaaaatgatgatgaAGGGATAGATGTCCCAGACTGCCGAAGGACTATTTCTGCTCCAGTTTGTCAGCCCAAAGACCTCTTCATGGTAGAAAACAAATCGTGTGTAGATCCCTGCAGCTCCATTGAATCTTTGGATCTGGCCCGAGAAAGCAAAGAGGCTCTGCTGCATTTCCCTGAGcataaaaaagaggaagaaatacagtCCTTAGAGAGTATAAAGAAATTACTGAGTCCTTGCTTCTTATGCCATCACAGACCACGGGATGGGAATATTGTCCATGGAAGGACTGCTCACCTTGTGGCCTGTTTCAGGTGTGCcaagatgctgaagaaaaagagatctCCTTGCCCAGTGTGCAGGAAAGAGATTGAGATGGTGATCAGGATCTTTATGGGGTAG